The following proteins come from a genomic window of Methylorubrum populi:
- a CDS encoding Lrp/AsnC family transcriptional regulator: MELDAIDRRILRALQRDGRLQNVDLAQEVGLSPSPCLRRVRRLEEAGVIERYAAMLDPAKIGFSMTIFARIWLTGQDQDTVSAFVGAIQELPQVAECYLMAGDCDFLIRVMVSDLDAYRRFQVEHLARIEGVRSIKTDISMQTVKQSAALPIQP; this comes from the coding sequence ATGGAACTCGATGCCATCGATCGGCGCATCCTGCGCGCGCTTCAACGCGACGGCCGGCTGCAGAACGTGGACCTCGCGCAGGAGGTGGGGCTGTCCCCATCCCCCTGTCTCCGGCGCGTTCGGCGGCTGGAAGAGGCCGGGGTGATCGAGCGCTATGCCGCGATGCTCGACCCAGCCAAGATCGGCTTCAGCATGACGATTTTCGCCCGGATCTGGCTCACGGGACAGGATCAGGACACCGTCAGCGCATTCGTCGGCGCAATCCAGGAGCTACCCCAGGTCGCGGAATGCTACCTGATGGCGGGCGACTGCGATTTCCTGATCCGTGTGATGGTCAGCGATCTCGACGCCTACCGGCGCTTTCAGGTCGAACACTTGGCGCGGATCGAAGGTGTCCGCAGCATCAAGACCGACATCTCGATGCAGACGGTCAAACAATCGGCTGCACTCCCGATCCAACCCTGA